Proteins encoded by one window of Dendropsophus ebraccatus isolate aDenEbr1 chromosome 4, aDenEbr1.pat, whole genome shotgun sequence:
- the LOC138789569 gene encoding 4-galactosyl-N-acetylglucosaminide 3-alpha-L-fucosyltransferase FUT6-like, with translation MSPTNHPPKLSKMFFFFLLQIFISFTLFSTLFNKRKAPGLNNNGSQENVAKSHVAPKEPELVILLWSYPFQHNFTLNQCPQKFDGSGCFYTADRDMYSQAHAVVLHHRDVCGSKEQLPQAPRPSNQYWIWFSLESPSHCPNPAFMNNVINLTMSYRADSDIFTPYGWIEKHNGSVNFAIPKKTRLVAWAVSNWNPSSKRVWYYQRLKKYLHVDVYGMHHLDLPRHNNTQSQTFSTYKFYFAFENSIHEDYITEKLWINALFSGCVPVVLGPPRANYERFIPGDAFIHVDDFSSPQELASYLLSLDADEEKYKKYFSWRLKYQLPEQEPPWVVPYCKICKALKEAPSFRTIPSIEAWFK, from the coding sequence ATGTCTCCCACAAATCATCCACCCAAACTGAGcaagatgtttttcttttttcttttgcaaatatTCATCTCCTTTACTCTTTTTTCGACATTGTTCAACAAAAGAAAAGCTCCCGGTTTGAATAATAATGGTTCACAAGAGAATGTGGCAAAGTCACATGTTGCTCCCAAAGAACCTGAGCTAGTAATATTGCTTTGGAGCTATCCCTTTCAACATAATTTTACTCTTAATCAATGTCCACAAAAGTTTGATGGTTCTGGTTGTTTTTATACAGCAGATCGTGACATGTACTCACAAGCACATGCTGTTGTACTCCATCATAGAGATGTGTGTGGTTCTAAGGAACAACTACCCCAAGCACCAAGACCATCTAACCAGTACTGGATATGGTTTAGCCTTGAATCTCCAAGTCATTGTCCAAATCCTGCATTTATGAACAATGTTATAAACCTCACAATGTCCTACAGAGCTGACTCTGACATATTTACTCCATATGGTTGGATAGAGAAGCATAATGGGTCAGTAAATTTCGCAATTCCTAAGAAGACAAGGTTGGTGGCCTGGGCAGTAAGTAACTGGAACCCAAGTTCTAAACGAGTTTGGTATTATCAACGGTTAAAGAAGTATTTGCATGTAGATGTTTACGGAATGCATCACCTCGATCTTCCAAGACATAACAATACACAATCACAAACATTTTCAACTTACAAATTCTACTTTGCTTTTGAGAATTCTATCCATGAGGACTATATAACAGAAAAACTCTGGATCAATGCACTTTTCTCAGGATGTGTTCCAGTTGTATTGGGTCCACCACGTGCAAACTATGAGCGGTTCATCCCTGGGGATGCTTTTATTCATGTTGATGACTTTTCAAGTCCTCAAGAATTAGCTTCTTATCTTCTTAGTCTGGATGCAGATGAAGAGAAGTACAAAAAATATTTCAGCTGGAGATTGAAATATCAGTTGCCAGAACAAGAACCACCTTGGGTAGTGCCATACTGTAAAATCTGTAAGGCTTTGAAAGAGGCTCCATCTTTTAGGACCATACCAAGCATTGAAGCATGGTTCAAATAA